From Phaeocystidibacter marisrubri, the proteins below share one genomic window:
- a CDS encoding rhomboid family intramembrane serine protease, with protein sequence MQIGPARYQVLPPVIKNLIIINILFFFATFTVNNTFGVDLSEYLALFFPMSDNFYPYQFVTSMFMHANISHIFFNLFTLWMFGSPMENRWGSKKFLIYYMITGIGAGILYELVNVIEYYQYMGEAVNQADVNYLNSVFNELRVVGASGAVYGVLLAMGMTYPNNTVYLYFAIPVKIKYFVLVLGILEFYNGFNNPGSSVAHFAHLGGMLFGFLLIRYWNKRRY encoded by the coding sequence ATGCAAATAGGACCCGCTAGATATCAGGTACTTCCACCTGTCATCAAGAACTTGATCATCATTAACATCTTGTTCTTCTTTGCCACCTTTACGGTGAATAACACCTTTGGGGTAGACTTGAGTGAATACCTCGCTCTTTTCTTTCCCATGTCGGATAATTTCTATCCTTACCAGTTCGTAACGTCGATGTTCATGCATGCGAACATCTCTCACATCTTCTTCAACCTGTTCACGCTGTGGATGTTTGGATCGCCGATGGAGAACCGATGGGGTAGTAAAAAGTTCCTCATCTACTACATGATTACCGGAATTGGCGCTGGCATTCTGTATGAATTGGTCAATGTGATTGAATACTATCAATACATGGGAGAGGCCGTTAATCAGGCTGACGTCAACTACTTGAACAGTGTTTTCAACGAGTTGAGAGTGGTAGGTGCATCTGGAGCTGTTTACGGTGTCTTACTCGCTATGGGAATGACTTATCCGAACAACACGGTGTACCTCTACTTTGCCATTCCTGTTAAAATCAAGTATTTCGTACTTGTATTGGGTATTCTTGAATTCTACAACGGCTTTAACAATCCAGGTAGTTCTGTTGCACACTTTGCTCACCTAGGAGGGATGCTCTTCGGATTTTTATTGATTCGATATTGGAATAAACGGAGATACTAA
- the mutL gene encoding DNA mismatch repair endonuclease MutL codes for MSDIISLLPDHVANQIAAGEVVQRPSSVVKELLENSVDSGATEIHLIIQDAGKTLIQVVDNGKGMSYADARMAFERHATSKIKLADDLFDLHTMGFRGEALASIAAVAQVELKTRPHDEDLGTELRIEGSKVIHQKVCQCGGGTSLAVSNLFFNIPARRQFLKSDNVENRHIIDAFEHVALANPEIAFKFTQNNVEIFHLPEGNYRQRITSVFGKKFNERLVPVEEITDVVALSGFVLKPQYARKTRGEQFFFVNDRFIKNSYLHHAVNHAFEHLIKGDEHPSYFLYLRIDPKRIDVNIHPTKTEIKFDDEKAIYAIIRSAVKHALGQFNIAPTLDFNQNVGDIPIPDPTRAVIPPTIQVDPNFNPFNTETPKTPAQSSGASSSFKSSSFGKTPTDNWQELYKGSESTESGNIQISSGWEDDTIEKNATHFQLDNRYVITKVKSALIAIHQQRAHRRINYERFLQVLNGHHAPSQQLLFPISIHMNGGEMEALKSVNDTLHRMGFELEFPSAQQVLVQGIPMHISDGETQIVLDQLVEDVKSDADVFRNDPSHAMAKSLSSHIGIKNGQVLNREEMQHLIDELFACEMPYTDIFGRPIIVQIGLDELDKKFR; via the coding sequence ATGTCCGATATAATCTCCCTACTTCCCGATCATGTTGCTAATCAGATTGCTGCTGGTGAAGTAGTTCAAAGACCGTCATCCGTAGTAAAAGAGCTTCTTGAAAACTCAGTAGATTCTGGAGCTACGGAGATACACCTCATCATTCAAGATGCAGGCAAAACCCTTATTCAAGTTGTCGACAATGGCAAGGGAATGTCCTATGCTGATGCCCGAATGGCCTTTGAACGACACGCCACCAGTAAGATCAAACTGGCTGACGATCTATTTGATCTCCACACCATGGGCTTCCGCGGTGAAGCCTTGGCTTCCATTGCTGCCGTTGCTCAAGTGGAACTCAAAACGCGTCCTCACGATGAAGATCTCGGCACCGAGTTGCGCATTGAAGGAAGTAAAGTCATCCATCAAAAAGTTTGTCAATGCGGCGGTGGAACGAGCTTAGCCGTGAGCAACTTGTTCTTCAATATTCCAGCACGCCGGCAATTCTTGAAATCAGACAACGTAGAGAACCGTCACATCATTGACGCCTTTGAGCACGTTGCCCTGGCCAATCCAGAAATCGCATTCAAATTCACCCAAAACAATGTGGAGATTTTCCACTTGCCAGAGGGAAATTATAGGCAGAGAATCACTTCTGTTTTTGGAAAGAAATTCAACGAACGATTGGTTCCTGTTGAAGAAATCACCGATGTTGTGGCCCTGAGTGGTTTTGTACTCAAGCCGCAATATGCACGCAAAACTCGGGGGGAACAGTTCTTTTTTGTGAATGATAGATTCATCAAGAACTCCTACCTCCACCACGCTGTTAATCACGCTTTTGAACATCTGATCAAAGGCGATGAACACCCATCGTACTTCCTCTATCTTCGTATAGATCCCAAGCGAATTGACGTCAATATTCACCCGACAAAAACGGAGATCAAGTTTGATGACGAGAAGGCGATTTATGCGATTATTCGTTCGGCTGTAAAACATGCATTGGGACAATTCAACATTGCCCCAACTCTTGATTTCAATCAAAATGTAGGAGATATTCCCATCCCCGATCCAACGCGAGCGGTGATCCCTCCTACCATTCAGGTAGATCCTAACTTCAACCCATTCAACACCGAGACTCCTAAAACTCCAGCTCAGTCAAGTGGGGCTTCCTCTTCCTTCAAATCATCTTCTTTTGGCAAAACTCCTACGGACAATTGGCAAGAGTTGTACAAGGGAAGTGAAAGCACAGAGTCAGGCAACATTCAAATAAGTTCAGGTTGGGAAGATGATACGATTGAAAAAAACGCAACTCATTTCCAGCTCGACAATCGATATGTGATTACGAAGGTGAAAAGTGCTTTGATCGCCATTCATCAGCAAAGAGCGCACAGACGAATCAATTACGAGCGATTTTTACAAGTGTTGAATGGTCATCACGCCCCATCTCAACAACTCCTATTCCCCATTTCTATTCACATGAATGGCGGAGAAATGGAAGCACTCAAGAGCGTGAATGACACCCTTCATAGAATGGGTTTTGAATTGGAATTCCCCAGTGCTCAACAAGTGTTGGTACAGGGAATCCCCATGCACATCAGTGATGGTGAAACTCAAATTGTGCTCGACCAATTGGTGGAAGACGTGAAATCGGATGCCGATGTGTTCCGAAACGATCCATCACATGCCATGGCAAAAAGCTTGAGTAGCCATATTGGAATTAAAAATGGGCAAGTGCTTAACCGCGAAGAGATGCAACATCTCATTGATGAACTTTTTGCGTGTGAGATGCCTTATACCGACATATTCGGTCGTCCGATCATTGTACAAATTGGTTTGGACGAACTTGATAAAAAATTTAGATAA